Genomic window (Ananas comosus cultivar F153 linkage group 1, ASM154086v1, whole genome shotgun sequence):
AGGAGTCTTTTCTTTATGAAGAAGCacatcttcttttttcttttttctttttttgcatgcACCAATCTCCTCCATAAAAGGTGAGGCCATATTTATAGTGTAACTTTGTAACCCTTCTCTTTCCCCCCCCCTCTCTTATTTGTGGATAAGGTGTATAGCTTTTGTAACTTTAGTAATGTTGGCCGGCTACATTGTAATACCATGTAaccagaaaaaggaaaaaagcaaAAGACAAGCAAAAAATTTCTACAGAATATTTTATATGAAAGGAAAACATTATAAAGGTTTAATTTCTATGGAATAGTGCATTTGCAGTTTCTCATCCTATACTAATTAAAGTATAAAACACTTGGTTTCACTTTTGGTTTGTATTTTAGTTTTTCGTGAAAACCAATAATTCAAAAACTAGTTACGTGCCATATTTTATAAACCACAGAAagataaagtacaaaaaaaaaggcactgGTTAAGTATTGTATTTTATTGTCATGTGTTttacaataataattttgaacacTGCACTGCATTTAATAGTATGAAAATCTAAAAGTAGCAAAGTGTTATATGTTTAACCGTGACTATATTTTACCATCCCCAAcggtatataaaaatataaaactttgcTTTCATGTTTGTCTACATATTGTtacataaaactaaaaaaaaaagtgcgaaatgATAAAATGCCTGAAATAATAAAGAACCATGTTATagaaatacaaagaaaaaagtCTTTATTGTAACAGATACACCACATAAGATATATCTAAAACTGATCATATTATGCCATGTCAGATGGTAAAGAGTTTAATCAGAAacaaattgtaattttatacCGAAATGATgcttagaaaaaatatttgctCCTGTACTTTTATGCAATGTAAAAGTATTTGGTtggacaaacaaaaaaaagaaaagaaaaaggaatctattaaaataaaattaaaatttaaaaaataataacatcCGACCTTAGCTCAGTTGGCAGAGCGGAGGACTGTAGTTGGAATCATCAGCCAATCCTTAGGTCGCTGGTTCGAATCCGGCAGGtcggaattattattattttttttactttttcaattcatattcccaaaaaaaaattgaatataatttttctccaagttgaaaattttattatattttccaTTCATATTATCCTATTTAGGAATCAGGTCCATAGAAATACCACTAACAAACCGTCACAATAGAAGCATcaacaaaaaaacaaagtaatttccaaaaatatcttaaagaaaaaaaaaagaaaaaagacaatgACAATCCTCAAGTTACACTTAAGTGCTAGATAAAGAACACTTGCCTATAAAAATAAGAGTCTCTCCAAAGCAAtttcataataataattgtaaCTACTCTACAACCTGATCCCGCACAAGCATCAATCATTATTATATACAGTTGCGACCGAAAAGAACCGATAAACAGGGCCGGTAACAAAGCGGCTGCTGTTAGAGAACAAATCCTTTAATTCCGAATGCAGTGTTCGTGTTTCTTCTATTCTCTCGTCTGCGAGAATTATTCGGCTTTAATCAGTAGCTTATTCCGATCAACAATATCATACATGTGGTCCTTGTCGATCGGTCAATCAAGAATCTGTTTGAGTTCTTCGACTAATTGCGTTCTTCTAGAAGGATCCATCTGTAATAATGTCCAAGAATAAGCATATCAGTAAGTTTTATATACGGTAACTGCTATGATTCATGCAAGGTTACAGGTTTCTTCCACCAAAAGCGAATCGAAAATGAAGCTTAGAATATCTTTGAAAACAAAAGGTAAATAACAATGCACGTAAAAATACGATTACAGAGGGAAATAAGAGGAATAAAAGTTAATAGAACATAAAACACTACTTAAAAATCAGATGTGGTAAAGTTCATTCTATAATTGGAAACTGGTAACTTTTTGGTGTTAATAAGAAGCCAAATTCTTTTGatacaagagaaaagaaaaatgtacaTCTACACCCCCTGCAAAATTTCCTACctacatttatatatttatgcaaaataaaaaaaaaaattcatatgtactctacattttaattttttatacgtTCCCAATTCTCGGATGTTTCCAACTAAAAAGTCTTTTTCTAAGAAACTGCACTTTTGAGGGGCATACATGAAGATTTCAACTTTTATAGGCAGATGATTTTGCAAGATAAATGTAAAGCAATACTAACCTTGCAGAGAAGAGCAGAAAGGGCTTGAGGCAAAGCTTCCAAATCCGAACTTGATTCACTGAAACTCGAGAGCACTTGGAATGCTTTCTGAGCCCTTAAATCCTTGAGATAGCTCTCATAGTTTCTAGCGTCATTTTTCCATTTAAAGAAAGCCTCATCATCATCCCAATTATTGTAGTCTGCTTCACCCGATTGCGAAGCGGAAAACCACTTCTTGATCAAACCCATCGCAGCTTTGTATGAAAGCTGCTCCCCAGCAGCATCCCTAACACTCTTAACAAGAAGTCCTTCGGAGACTTTTCTAAGCAATCTTTTATAGAAGAAGTAGCGACAATTCTCCCAGTCTACTACTTCTCTAACCGCTCCTTTGGCCGCCATTCTCAATGGAGTATCATGCAAGTCGGCAAACTTGGTGGCAATTTGAGTGTATATAGGCAACAGCTGCTTCTCCCTCGACATTATCCTCTTCTGAATGGATTGTACCTCGGCTTGGTTTCCATCTTCGTTGGCTTCTTTGAGCTTTTCCTTCAGGCTTCTGACTTCTGGGTCAAGCCGTCCCATGCACTCAATAAGCTCTTTCGACCTGAACTTGATCTCAATAAGCCCTTCCGGCTCAAGCACATTGCCTCTTGCTGTCCTCTCCGCATACATCTCAATGTGATCTGAGTTGATCTTGCTATCCACCACGACCCACGCACCACCGCGAAGCTCTCCACTCATAGGAATGTAAACAAACACAGGCTGCTTGTAAGTCCTTAAGTTCTCAACAATTGTGGACCCTGCTTGAAGAATCCCTTCAAATAGGTCTCTCTGCCCACCTGAAAACCCTCTCCAATTAGCAAGAATAAAGAGCGGAATTTCTTCACGGTTAAAATCCAATAAAGCTTGAGAGGTTTTAGTGGCAGAGTCGGGGAACCAAACTTGGCCAGCTTGTGGGACCACCCTTTCGTGCGAATCGAGCTGACCTGGATCAGCTGGTATGACTTGCATTTGTGTTTGGGTTTCGACGGCTATGATCCCCACGGGAATTCCACCAAGTTTTGCTCTTCCCGTTACCACTGTCTTCGCCCAACCTTCTAATGTCTCTATGAAGCTATCTTTGTCGAAAATGCCCCCTAACCAATTTCCTTTGCTGTCTTGAATCCCACTTATAGCCGCACGTGGCTCACAGGAATTCTCCGGGAAGTAGCCAATTGGTCGCTCAGGTGGGTCCATGGGCCTTGAAATAGGGAGGGGCCCACCTACAAACGGAGGAACATAGCTAAGCCACTTCAAAATGGCCGAAACACCTTCAAGATCATCTGAAACTGTTAGATGAACGACCCCATTTGTCGCCATAATCTTTGGTCCACCAAGTTGCATATGGGAGCTGTACACTTCACGGCCAAGGAGCTTATTGAGAGTAGGAAACCCAGTTAAAATTATAGGCTGGTCCAGGCGCTGAATGCATCTCATGCCAAGCCTAGCAAGATAAGCTCCGATTCCAACAGTTCGACCAGTGACATAGGTTAGAGTGAAGGTCTCTGTGTACGCCCTAGAATAAGCACTTGCTATGGCCCCGCTTCCTGATAAATTCTCCACACCGAGTCCGTCCTCCTTCCCGACTATGGAATCAAGGACCCATCTAATTTCACCGCTTTCTAGTTTAAGTTCGTGAGCTATGACTGATGAGCTGATTTTCATATAGTCTTCGGGAGTGAGATACATGTAATGAAAGCCACGCTCTGGACTCAAGTCATCAGACCAACCAACACGAAAGCAGGACTTTACTTCCTCCGCCAACCCAATTCGCGCACCTGCGTTTGCTGCTAAGTAAATAAGGGGGAGCTTCTTCTCACATGCGAGATTGGTGACAGCATCAAAGAAAGCATCTTCTCTGGGACCAAAAGAGCCGTGTTTGAATGTACAATCATTTGCGACGACTATGATATTTCTTCCATTGGGGAATTCTGGTGTGAGCATCTCTACGGACCAAGCAACCATGCCCACATCATTTAGACCGGGGGTACGGTCAACAAGAATTAAAGGAGTACCCCATGCTCCAGTTTTGTCAGAGAACATAAGTTCTTTGACTCTGAGAATATCACGACCATCTCCCGGAGCTTTGACTTCTGCTTGAGAGTAAGATGCCCATGACTGGCGAAGAGCAGTTTCAAACACCTGCACACAAAACATTTATTTTTAAGGATGTAAAAAAATTTCCCAAATGGTTTTTATGCAtacaaaggaaaaagaaaacattgTTGTAATATAAGAATACAGTTTAGGAATCACCAGTGGAAAATCGTAGCAATACGTGGTGTTGGACTTCCTAGCTGCTAAACGTTTTTGATCAATAGGACCCAAAGGTTGATATAGAGCAGATAACGGCACGCCATGCAAAGGACCAGGCACCGAGGTGGCAGAATGGTAAACTAGTTCGTGTGATTTGTTGTCCTCCAATTCTCGATAGACCTAGTAGAAAAACCAAGAAAGATAAATCTACAACTGGAAGTATCATAGAAGACTCAAGAATGACTAAATATTTACAAGCCCAAGTACATccttaaaagaataaaatatgagatatttaGGCTTACATGTACAGTGCAAGTATGGCCAGTGACATTGGTCACTGCAATTCTCCAAGCACCATGAGCAAGCCCATCACAATCCAACCAAATTTTCATTTCCCACTCGCAGACAGCTAGACGATGCATCCTTGCCCCAACCAATTCATGAATCTTCAAAGCCATTTCTTTTAAGATCACTTGGACGGTAGCTTCGTCTTTGCAAGCATCCACATCAATTGTCCTATTAAAAGCAGAAATATGTAGAGTTGAGTTGTCCAGAAAAAAGAGCACAAAAATTTACTTACTTCataatttaaggaaaaaaagagcATGTACAGATTACTGACcttgaataattaataagatcaTAAAGTTGCTGTTCTCTCAATATACACAAATACATGTGGGAGTGATCAGATCTGATGGTGGTGTTATGAACGTGAAGCTCTAATTCTTCCAAAGCTGCCATTAATGATCTCAATATGCTGGATGCTGTGAAGGATAAAGAAGATTTGGCACAGCTAATTACTGTATTAACATCTTGGCTTGATGAAAATCCACTAGAGAGTCTAGGTTGTCTGACTAGGGTACGGAGAAACATCCTCTGGACCCGTGCCTGGGGATCGACAACAGTGTATAGGTGCCACTGCCGATCTCGAGATGGTGTATACTGTATTTTACCATAACCTTTCAGCTTTTCCtacaatagaagaaaaaaacaagaagaaagCTTTCAATCCCAACTGTTTTCCTGGTGGAATACATGACAACAATGATGCTACCGCAAATTGGCACAGAGAGTAGGAAAACTTGTAGCTTCATATATATGGGGCTTTTACATATAATCCTTGCAAAatcttcaatttttaatttgtacctGTGTAAAACCTAAATTTTCATTGTAACACTTGAAACGCAGTTTttacaaaaatacatatatcttAAGTTGGGAAGCCAGCCAAATCACAGGGGAAGTTGATTCTGTACAAAGAGATATTTTGAAGAGGGCTATTTCCTAAATACAATGGCAcatatgtaaaagaaaaaaaaaatccagcttTTCAACGGTGCAAATCAATGCTCAGATTTTACGGTTGCGTTTTGATAGTTTTGCGATGGTGATAAATAAATATCTCAATGTACAAATACGTTACATACCACTTCAAGGAATGTAGATAGAGGAGGTTCCAAGTGACGAAGAAGCGGCTCTTCCTCATAATAAAGCTTTTCCTCAGACCAATGGAATGAGTGGCGCATAGGTGCTCGACCCTCATCTCTCTGTATGATGCAATTAATAACTCTAATGCCTGCATTACAGAGGTCAGAGCTCAATACCTTCTCCTTCAAAATCTTGGCTATTTTGTTTATCCTTTCCTGGGCCTGATCCTCATCACCACTGCGAGAAAGTTCAGTTTACATGGAAAGTTAAGCAGGAATTCACATAAGTTAATATTTCAGGATAAGGTTTTTAAATCATATGACAAGAAGTACACACCTGTCTTGAAGTGTACTCATTTGATTATTAATGCCAACCAATGCAACATGCAGCATGTTGCCTTGACTAGCGTGCCCAGGAGTCGCATTTGAGATTGATTCATTGTCTGCTGCATAGTTTAAACAATGTGTAGCCTCCTTCAAAGCAACACTGATTGCTGTTGGCAGAAATTGAAGAGATTTAATGATGACCATTGCACCCCATTTCTTCTCGCAGTGTTTTTCTACTAACATTTTATCGGGCATTGCATCCTCAGTCCCATTTCTTTTCTCAATATGCTCCTCACAAAACTCCCAAAAAGCAATCAGACCTGATCTATGCCATTGCATACGCACGCTATCCTTGACGAGGTAGGGctgcagaaattttttttagtcaGGAATGCTATGAATTAATAATATATGTCAATATCCATATAGAGCTTTTTTGGCCTGAGTGAAGCTCTTGTAAAAGTGCTTCTTCGAGTAGAGTAGTTCGAAGAAACACTTAAAAGCTTTTTCACTAAAGTCTAGTCTATAGCTTCTTGCTACACAACAGAAGTTGAAGCTTCAAAGTGGGACTTCCACTCTTGGATCCAGAAGCTCACTTTGATCTCTTACCACAGCAAAAGCTCCAGACCATCTGTTGGCGAACTGCAAGTTTCTAGAAGATTTTGCCTTTTTGGCGTTGAGAAGCTGCCTTACAAGCCATGCAGAACAGAAATTAGGCTTTGTTTGGCACTGTTGAAGAATATGGTGATACAGTGCTATCAGAAGGACTAAATCAAAACCCCTAAACTTCTTTTAACATTAGAAGCAGAAGCTACAAATTGGAGCTTTGCTTTCAAGGCTCAAAATCTTCATTTCAGCTTATTGCGACAGTGAAAGCTCCAAACTTTTCTATTTTATGAAGCTAGAAGCATCTACACTGAAAGTAAAATCAGAAACAGAGTTGAACCTGAATAAAATTGAAAGCTTGATTGTACCTGATACAATCGGCGTATATACGTCTCCACCACTCTTCTTTGAAGGGTAGGGTCGCTGTGATCAAACAAAGCCACCAGGGCATCCTCAACTGCCAACGGAGCACTGACGAGATCCTCCATTCTCTCATTGATCGCCATTTTCCTCCTAGGGGTAGAGACACGCTCTCCTTCCTCAGTGAACATCTCTAGCTCCGAAAGACTTCTAGCAATGCTTGTTCTGAGCTCACTCAGTTTGGTTTGTTCGAGAAGTTGACTCGCTTTAAGTGCCAACTGCAGTTACCACATTCAAAAGCacaatatttaaaagaaaatttacaaaattctaattgtaatttagaaatattttgtgTTATGACCTCAGAGTAAGTAGTATGATTAAGAGCAGAAAATCGAATCAGCTGGTCCCTATAAGCAGCAGGGTTGGGGTAAACTAATGCTTCCATAAGTCGTAGTATCAGCTTATTTTTACTCCGCACACCCTTCAAAGCAGCGAATAAACAGTTAATGTTAAAAATGCTTTCGAATTGATAATTATAATAACATCAAAATTTGCATATAGCAGTACCAAGTGATATAAGTATGAGATTAAGTAAAAGGATAATTTGTTGCCCTCACAAGCAAATTACCTGATGGGACAAAACAATGTCTACAACTTTTCGGAGATCTTTCTTGTGTTGCAGACGAAGCCTTTCTATCACATCACCCTATAACCAAGAAATATAGCAAGTTCTCTCATGTGAGAAAAAGATAACTTAATTGAGTCATATTATTGATAATTGGCAAGACAAAATTTGAACCTAAGAAACATcacttcagatttttttttcctattgtaTTTTAGTTACTGCTACAATTGCGACTTTTGAAAATGAAGCAGCATGAATGAACATCAACCTGAATGTTATCACTGAATAGTTCTTCAACAGACAGATACTCCTCGAAAAGAGACTGCACAATTACACGTGCATGGCTTTCTCTTCCACCCTCGTAAGACTTTACAAGACTCATAAGGGGTTCCACAAGCCTCTCTTGTGCAGCTCTATCTTTCTCAGAGCAGGAGGAGAGATGAGCCTGCAAAAGTACGCATTAAAGAAAAACCTTCTTGGAGAAAAAACAAGAAGGTAAAAAAACAGGTTGAAGAAGCCACTAGATGCCACTGACCTCGAGAACCCCTCTTAGTAATTTGGCAGGGAAATCAATGTTCTTCTTGGAAGATGAAGTTGATTCATACTCTTTATATTTTGTGTCCAACTGTATTGCATGTGAAGTGAAAAACATCTTAGCTCTACAATTAAATAAGCCAGAATGAGAAATTGCTGAAGCAAGAGGCTAAATCGTACCTCATTCTTAAGATCTTTTGGGAGTCGAGTTGCCAATACAGACATGCTCTCTTGCCACTGGAGAAAAGGGAGTTCAGGACTATCTAAACA
Coding sequences:
- the LOC109722793 gene encoding acetyl-CoA carboxylase 1-like, producing the protein MSEGQRSPIMAEAWQMNGVVNGTVHLKHTATLLKVDEFCQALGGKSPIHSILVANNGMAAVKFIRSIRSWALETFGSEKAILLVAMATPEDLRINAEHIRIADQFVEVPGGTNNNNYANVQLIVETAEITHVSAVWPGWGHASENPELPDALSSKGIIFLGPPASSMAALGDKIGSSLIAQAAGVPTLPWSGSHVKIPPESCLDSIPEEIYREACVYTTEEAVASCHVVGYPAMIKASWGGGGKGIRKVHNDDEVRALFKQVQGEVPGSPIFIMKVAAQSRHLEVQLLCDQYGNVAALHSRDCSVQRRHQKIIEEGPITVAPPDTVKQLEQAARRLAKCVGYVGAATVEYLYSMETGEYYFLELNPRLQVEHPVTEWIAEINLPAAQVAVGMGIPLWQIPEIRRFYNMDHGGGYDAWRKTSVVATPFDFDKAESVRPKGHCVAVRVTSEDPDDGFKPTSGKVQELSFKSKPNVWAYFSVKSGGGIHEFSDSQFGHVFAFGESRALAVANMVLGLKEIQILGEIRTNVDYTIDLLNATEYRDNKIHTGWLDSRIAMRVRAERPPWYLSVVGGALYKASTSSAAIVSEYVGYLVKGQIPPKHISLVNSVVSLNIEGSKYTIEMVRGGPGSYKLRMNQSEIEAEIHTLRDGGLLMQLNGNSHVIYAEDEAAGTRLLIDGRTCLLQNDHDPSKLVAETPCKLLRFLVSDGAHVDADAPYAEVEVMKMCMPLLLPASGVIHFVMSEGQAMQAGDLIAKLDLDDPSAVRRAEPFHGTFPKLGPPTAVSDKVHQRCAASLNAARMILAGYEHNIQEVMRELLNCLDSPELPFLQWQESMSVLATRLPKDLKNELDTKYKEYESTSSSKKNIDFPAKLLRGVLEAHLSSCSEKDRAAQERLVEPLMSLVKSYEGGRESHARVIVQSLFEEYLSVEELFSDNIQGDVIERLRLQHKKDLRKVVDIVLSHQGVRSKNKLILRLMEALVYPNPAAYRDQLIRFSALNHTTYSELALKASQLLEQTKLSELRTSIARSLSELEMFTEEGERVSTPRRKMAINERMEDLVSAPLAVEDALVALFDHSDPTLQRRVVETYIRRLYQPYLVKDSVRMQWHRSGLIAFWEFCEEHIEKRNGTEDAMPDKMLVEKHCEKKWGAMVIIKSLQFLPTAISVALKEATHCLNYAADNESISNATPGHASQGNMLHVALVGINNQMSTLQDSGDEDQAQERINKIAKILKEKVLSSDLCNAGIRVINCIIQRDEGRAPMRHSFHWSEEKLYYEEEPLLRHLEPPLSTFLEVEKLKGYGKIQYTPSRDRQWHLYTVVDPQARVQRMFLRTLVRQPRLSSGFSSSQDVNTVISCAKSSLSFTASSILRSLMAALEELELHVHNTTIRSDHSHMYLCILREQQLYDLINYSRTIDVDACKDEATVQVILKEMALKIHELVGARMHRLAVCEWEMKIWLDCDGLAHGAWRIAVTNVTGHTCTVHVYRELEDNKSHELVYHSATSVPGPLHGVPLSALYQPLGPIDQKRLAARKSNTTYCYDFPLVFETALRQSWASYSQAEVKAPGDGRDILRVKELMFSDKTGAWGTPLILVDRTPGLNDVGMVAWSVEMLTPEFPNGRNIIVVANDCTFKHGSFGPREDAFFDAVTNLACEKKLPLIYLAANAGARIGLAEEVKSCFRVGWSDDLSPERGFHYMYLTPEDYMKISSSVIAHELKLESGEIRWVLDSIVGKEDGLGVENLSGSGAIASAYSRAYTETFTLTYVTGRTVGIGAYLARLGMRCIQRLDQPIILTGFPTLNKLLGREVYSSHMQLGGPKIMATNGVVHLTVSDDLEGVSAILKWLSYVPPFVGGPLPISRPMDPPERPIGYFPENSCEPRAAISGIQDSKGNWLGGIFDKDSFIETLEGWAKTVVTGRAKLGGIPVGIIAVETQTQMQVIPADPGQLDSHERVVPQAGQVWFPDSATKTSQALLDFNREEIPLFILANWRGFSGGQRDLFEGILQAGSTIVENLRTYKQPVFVYIPMSGELRGGAWVVVDSKINSDHIEMYAERTARGNVLEPEGLIEIKFRSKELIECMGRLDPEVRSLKEKLKEANEDGNQAEVQSIQKRIMSREKQLLPIYTQIATKFADLHDTPLRMAAKGAVREVVDWENCRYFFYKRLLRKVSEGLLVKSVRDAAGEQLSYKAAMGLIKKWFSASQSGEADYNNWDDDEAFFKWKNDARNYESYLKDLRAQKAFQVLSSFSESSSDLEALPQALSALLCKMDPSRRTQLVEELKQILD